In the Podospora bellae-mahoneyi strain CBS 112042 chromosome 4, whole genome shotgun sequence genome, one interval contains:
- a CDS encoding hypothetical protein (EggNog:ENOG503P7T8), whose product MAVYNPNISNGTCYYTEDTPTKGDFIPCGNEALQVWPCCHTGSFCLSLGEANACWDKNSGNTYVAGCTDPSFTDPNCLYKRDPFHSQEWVAINQACKNLNAASSPDTTNWTGCKVPDNSTELVKLSLDACTPYCNKDQILYPGSSSLAAYASLPTIPGSSIFWQNNYVPPTAPAAGYTPGKTRGVVPTYTGKSSTSSSAASPEPGGLSPGAKAGIGVGAAIGGILLLLILGWAIVFCRRKRRRQKELEIGHYNSIHGGGHHPGMVGVHSPGGFSQSHYSQQDVMTVSSATAVHPSPPPPFNSGLYYAHNAAPGELPGTTVGGGQSPGQKSELPADERFSVQLPT is encoded by the exons ATGGCTGTGTATAACCCAAACATCTCCAACGGCACCTGCTATTACACAGAGGACACCCCGACAAAGGGGGATTTTATCCCATGTGGTAACGAGGCGCTCCAAGTATGGCCATGCTGCCACACGGGCAGTTTTTGTCTATCGCTAGGTGAAGCCAACGCCTGCTGGGACAAGAACT cCGGAAACACCTACGTAGCAGGCTGCACcgacccctccttcaccgaCCCCAACTGCCTCTACAAGCGCGACCCCTTCCACTCCCAAGAATGGGTCGCCATCAACCAAGCCTGCAAAAACCTCAACGCCGCCTCCAGCCCCGACACGACCAACTGGACCGGCTGCAAGGTCCCCGACAACTCCACCGAACTGGTGAAGCTCTCCCTCGACGCCTGCACCCCCTATTGCAACAAAGACCAGATCCTCTAccccggctcctcctccctcgccgcctaCGCCAGCCTACCAACCATCCCGGGGTCGTCCATCTTCTGGCAAAACAACTACGTGCCCCCCACCGCGCCAGCAGCGGGGTACACTCCCGGTAAAACCCGCGGCGTCGTCCCAACCTACACGGGTAAatcgtccacctcctcctccgccgcctctccCGAACCGGGAGGTCTCTCCCCCGGAGCCAAAGCGGGGATCGGTGTAGGCGCAGCGATAGGTggtatcctcctcctgttgATCCTAGGCTGGGCAATCGTCTTCTGCCGCCGCAAGCGTCGGAGACAAAAGGAGTTGGAGATTGGGCATTATAACAGTATCCATGGCGGTGGGCATCACCCTGGGATGGTGGGTGTGCATTCTCCCGGTGGCTTCAGCCAAAGCCATTACTCACAGCAGGATGTCATGACTGTCAGCTCGGCGACGGCTGTGCACCCGagtccgccgccgccgtttAACAGTGGTTTGTATTATGCGCATAATGCTGCTCCTGGGGAGTTACCCGGAACGACggtgggtggggggcagAGCCCGGGGCAAAAGAGCGAGTTGCCGGCTGATGAGAGGTTTTCGGTGCAGTTGCCTACCTAG
- a CDS encoding hypothetical protein (MEROPS:MER0000440; COG:G; EggNog:ENOG503NU7U) — MAQSPVTPVGSSLGLGDDKSFSKAGVSSDPGDGEVSDRLDVDASHSEDGDHSNGLYAHREMSLTAEERKAEKRFLLKIDFIILPLIASIYFLAALDRSDVGNAAVAGMTADLNLTAAELSFCVAFFYIGFLAFQLPGSIMVRLLTPPIQLGTALVIWGGATAIMTEANNWQTIAGLRIVVGCFEAFIQGAPLYLTFWYKPHELATRGAIFMSMTSLAGSMNGLIAYSIQTTMEGAHGRRAWRWIFLIEGVASVGFGVLIFFILPNTPEKVKRWFTEEEKKIALRRTKEAYNIPNTKISLGQLKATVRDPKTWFYCVINLAAAISQAAWGQFLPVLLNLNGYTSNEAQIMSIPVYVCAGVSAIACGYLSDRFRMRGIFVIVGLLVAAAGWLVLILSKNQPLSYAGTYFVGIGSSPCVIVMLAWMNNNVLGYTKKAGTLAIVNMIGHLGAIGVSFSFNNKPDYYLGKSLAMGSALIATCTTIVFFFYLDRQNARKLANKDTVEARMLRQKTVEEVFDGHPDFIGLVNFSSVSQTSLIPISQRHHNRYQIDCGSLVVPLDYTDPTSNETLTLSLLRSKAVSPSATGNKKSMLFNFGGPGYPARTTLAENAVTLHNMTGGEYDLVAFDPRGTADTITFRCYANQTERLAATASLPILDLTPGASAPNAFAENYANAVALSQRCAAYNLDPTLQKNANVLTTGMVARDLMAVVDSLHTFEEEDGLLHYWGISYGSLLGATVAALFPDRMERLILDGIVNAENYYHHFGIDIDQLLSSDDAFRGVLSDCLKIGTSRCALADINSTAPELEATLLAMVDRYQSNPVAAAGKVINGKFVKEILIVIIKYPTGIVPLATVYIRSLLEGKNLDGVVAFHTALYNAVSMGDNDALTGIACSDKVIRATGPTDQKLIDDTNHMFNSTKIFGGLLAGIASQCAEWPLEGRGKYTEHWFDEEGRPRVIKTRKPILFVGNRYDPVTPVKSAVAMSSVFEGSRVLERDAFGHASMAQWSDCTAEVFRGYFGEEMVLPEDKKVCEVDVGVFDVGVFPG; from the exons aTGGCGCAATCGCCCGTGACCCCCGTCGGCTCAAGTCTAGGACTTGGGGACGATAAAAGCTTTTCAAAGGCCGGAGTGTCAAGCGATCCAGGCGATGGCGAGGTCAGCGACCGTCTTGACGTTGACGCCAGCCATAGCGAGGATGGCGACCACTCTAACGGACTGTACGCCCATCGCGAGATGTCCTTGACCGCAGAGGAAAGGAAAGCCGAAAAGAGGTTCCTTCTCAAGATTGACTTTATTATCTTACCTTTAATTGCATCCATATACTTTCTCGCTGCGCTG GATCGAAGCGATGTTGGCAATGCGGCCGTGGCCGGCATGACAGCCGATCTGAACTTGACCGCCGCAGAGCTCAGTTTCTGCGTGGCCTTCTTCTACATTGGTTTCTTGGCCTTCCAGCTTCCCGGCTCCATCATGGTCAGGCTGTTGACGCCCCCTATCCAACTGGGCACTGCATTGGTCATCTGGGGCGGTGCCACCGCAATCATGACAGAAGCAAACAACTGGCAAACCATCGCCGGTCTCCGCATAGTAGTCGGTTGCTTCGAAGCATTCATCCAAGGCGCCCCGCTGTACCTTACTTTTTGGTACAAGCCCCACGAGCTCGCCACCCGCGGCGCAATCTTCATGTCCATGACGAGCCTGGCCGGGAGCATGAATGGCTTGATAGCGTATTCCATTCAGACGACCATGGAGGGTGCCCACGGTCGGAGGGCCTGGCGGTGGATTTTCCTTATCGAGGGTGTGGCGtctgttgggtttggggtgctCATCTTTTTCATCCTGCCCAACACGccggagaaggtgaagaggtggtttaccgaggaggagaagaagattgcgctgaggaggacgaaggagGCGTATAATATCCCGAACACGAAGATTAGTTTGGGGCAGCTGAAGGCGACGGTTAGGGATCCGAAGACGTGGTTTTATT GTgtcatcaacctcgccgcTGCCATCAGTCAAGCAGCATGGGGCCAGTTCTTGCCTGTGCTGCTCAACCTCAACGGGTACACCTCCAACGAAGCCCAAATCATGTCCATTCCTGTCTATGTCTGCGCGGGAGTGTCGGCAATTGCGTGCGGGTACCTTTCCGATCGCTTCCGCATGAGAGGCATCTTTGTTATCGTCGGGCTACTCGTTGCCGCGGCAGGATGGCTTGTTCTCATCCTCAGCAAGAACCAACCGCTCTCCTACGCGGGCACATACTTTGTCGGCATTGGGTCGTCACCATGTGTGATTGTTATGTTGGCATGGATGAATAACAATGTCCTGGGCTACACGAAGAA AGCGGGAACACTAGCCATAGTCAACATGATCGGCCACCTAGGCGCCATCGGCGTTTCTTTCTCCTTCAATAACAAGCCTGATTACTACCTTGGGAAGTCACTGGCCATGGGATCAGCGCTCATTGCGACCTGCACGACTATTGTGTTCTTCTTTTACCTGGATCGGCAAAACGCGCGGAAGCTGGCGAATAAGGACACGGTGGAGGCACGGATGCTGAGGCagaagacggtggaggaggtgtttgatggACATCCGGATTTCAT TGGTCTTGTCAATTTCTCTAGCGTCAGCCAAACCTCTCTCATTCCGATCTCGCAACGACACCACAACCGCT ACCAAATCGACTGCGGGAGTCTGGTTGTACCGCTCGATTACACCGACCCAACCTCCAATGAGACCCTCACGTTGTCTCTGCTGAGAAGCAAAGCCGTCTCCCCTAGCGCCACAggaaacaagaagagcaTGCTCTTCAACTTTGGCGGGCCAGGCTACCCGGCAAGAACTACCCTGGCAGAAAATGCCGTTACTCTGCACAA CATGACTGGCGGAGAATATGACCTCGTCGCCTTTGATCCACG CGGCACGGCCGACACCATCACCTTCAGATGCTATGCCAATCAGACCGAGCGTCTCGCAGCAACCGCTTCCCTCCCTATCCTCGACCTTACCCCCGGCGCCAGCGCCCCCAACGCCTTCGCCGAAAACTACGCCAACGCCGTCGCCCTCTCCCAACGCTGCGCCGCCTACAACCTCgacccaaccctccaaaAGAACGCCAACGTTCTCACCACCGGAATGGTAGCCCGCGATCTAATGGCTGTAGTCGACTCCCTCCACACcttcgaagaagaagacggtctCCTCCACTACTGGGGCATCTCCTAtggctccctcctcggcgccaCCGTCGCCGCACTCTTCCCAGACAGAATGGAAcgcctcatcctcgacggAATAGTCAACGCAGAGAATTACTACCACCACTTCGGCATCGACATCGACCAACTCCTCTCTTCCGACGACGCCTTCCGGGGTGTGCTATCCGACTGCCTCAAAATCGGCACCTCCCGCTGTGCCCTAGCCGACATCAACTCCACCGCTCCCGAGCTAGAAGCCACGCTCCTCGCCATGGTCGACCGCTACCAATCCAACCCCGTCGCCGCGGCCGGCAAGGTAATCAACGGGAAATTCGTCAAAGAAATCCTCATAGTCATCATCAAATACCCCACTGGCATCGTCCCCCTAGCCACAGTCTACATCCGCTCCCTCCTCGAAGGCAAAAACCTCGACGGGGTGGTGGCCTTCCACACGGCGCTCTACAACGCCGTCAGCATGGGCGACAATGACGCCTTGACGGGAATAGCCTGCTCAGACAAGGTCATCCGCGCCACTGGGCCCACGGATCAGAAGTTGATAGATGACACGAATCACATGTTCAACTCGACAAAGATATTTGGCGGGTTGCTAGCCGGGATCGCCAGCCAGTGCGCCGAGTGGCCTcttgaggggagggggaagtaCACGGAGCACTggtttgatgaggaaggAAGGCCAAGGGTGATTAAGACGAGGAAGCCGATTTTGTTTGTCGGGAATCGGTATGATCCTGTGACGCCGGTCAAGTCGGCGGTGGCCATGTCAAGCGTTTTTGAGGGGAGCCGGGTGTTGGAACGGGATGCGTTTGGGCATGCGTCGATGGCGCAGTGGTCGGATTGCACGGCCGAGGTGTTTAGGGGgtattttggggaggagatggttCTGCCtgaggacaagaaggtttgtgaggttgatgttggggtgtTTGACGTTGGGGTATTTCCTGGGTAA
- a CDS encoding hypothetical protein (COG:A; EggNog:ENOG503NXKE), which yields MSSEKRPFPGDDQQLVVKRQNVGSSRALATRSGPAGGSSGALIQSSVPRTSSLQAPVMELSGHSGEIFAARFDPTGNLIASGSMDRTVCTPVLWRTYGDCENYGVLSGHKGAVLDLQWSRDSEILFTASADMHLASWDLTSGTRIRRYVGHEEGVTSLDLSKRGEEMLISGSNDGTIGIWDPRTKHAADYIETDFPITAVAISEAGNEIYSGGIDNDIKVWDVRKKAVVHTMLGHQDTITTLRVSPDGQQLLSYAMDSTARTWDIRPFAPAERHIRTFDGAPLGMEKNLIKGSWDSDGKKIAVGAGDGTAVVWEAGTGRLLYKLPGHKGTVNSVDFAPGAEPLILSASSDRNMLLGELK from the exons ATGTCTTCTGAAAAGAGACCGTTCCCAGGCGACGACCAGCAGCTCGTGGTCAAGCGGCAGAATGTGGGCTCTAGTCGCGCCCTCGCTACCCGCTCTGGCCCTGCTGGAGGAAGCTCTGGTGCCCTAATTCAGTCGTCG GTTCCACGAACGAGCTCCTTGCAGGCTCCGGTAATGGAGCTGTCAGGACACAGCGGCGAGATCTTTGCGGCAAGATTCGATCCCACAGGAAACCTAATAGCCTCTGGGTCAATGGACAGGACAGTTTGTAC CCCAGTGCTTTGGCGAACCTACGGCGACTGCGAAAACTACGGCGTTCTCTCCGGCCACAAGGGCGCCGTTCTTGACCTGCAATGGTCCCGCGATTCCGAAATCCTCTTCACCGCCTCTGCCGATATGCACCTCGCTAGTTGGGACCTCACATCAGGCACAAGGATAAGACGCTACGTCGGACACGAAGAAGGCGTCACATCGCTGGACCTGAGCAAGCGTGGCGAGGAGATGCTCATCAGCGGCAGCAACGACGGTACAATTGGTATTTGGGATCCAAGGACGAAGCACGCGGCGGATTACATTGAAACGGATTTCCCCATCACGGCGGTTGCTATCTCGGAGGCTGGCAATGAGATCTATTCAGGTGGCATCGACAATGATATCAAGGTGTGGGATGTCAGGAAAAAGGCTGTGGTACACACAATGCTGGGTCATCAGGACACGATCACGACGTTGAGGGTATCGCCGGACGGGCAGCAATTATTGTCGTATGCGATGGACTCGACCGCCAGGACGTGGGACATTAGGCCTTTCGCCCCTGCTGAGCGACACATTCGGACATTTGACGGTGCACCGCTGGGCATGGAGAAGAACTTGATCAAGGGAAGCTGGGACTCGGACGGCAAGAAGATCGCGgtgggtgctggtgatggaaCGGCTGTGGTTTGGGAGGCGGGTACAGGAAGGTTGCTGTACAAGCTTCCCGGTCATAAGGGGACAGTCAACTCGGTTGACTTTGCACCGGGGGCGGAACCTCTCA TCCTCTCTGCGTCATCAGACCGGAACATGTTGTTGGGTGAGCTCAAGTGA
- a CDS encoding hypothetical protein (EggNog:ENOG503NYPQ; COG:S), producing the protein MAVKDELRILTPIGMLGYSFDEHLYWTEIENGVDAIILDSGSTDSGPSRLALGLTSASREAYERDLKLLVTASANKHIPVLIGSAGGDGTNAHVQLLVDIVNEVVEKEKYRQLKIVTIHSEITKSEVRASLGRGEITPCGGGVPELLSSDIDDAVVIVAQMGLEPWVQAMRDHPDFDIIIAGRSYDPAPYAAFCVHNGFPDLGLAHHMGKIMECGAVCATPKSAEALAIVRQDCFEIRPLNPVAKCTPLSVAAHTMYEKPRPDLLAGPGGILDVRDSTYTQLADGRTIRVTGSKFIPFSPDQSSPEPSVSNTKYTIKLEAAKVTGHLAIFIGGIRDPIMQSQLNDLLVPMIKKRLHQVCTFDFDLNFKFYGQTPLIPGIAPQPAHFPTEIGVLGKVLAQTPAQAKAVANLAKVYFVHAPYPGQVATAGNFAMPLAPCDISVGPATQFCMYHLMEIDDPVAPFPISVQTVGRVLAPEEIQTNGTHPKEISPLEKLKSSRPLFPPSLVAPELTCFPKSALPSSVPLYKLAKTLRTKNAGPYSVTLDILFPTREVFELVAESGVLTRVGLAEMYGIGKEDITEFMFWEPALAFKATWPRRRVSGSWDDDDVHASGGHVGVMGIEVVVPAGFSLHGEA; encoded by the exons ATGGCGGTAAAGGACGAACTCAGGATCCTCACGCCAATTGGCATGCTGGGGTACTCCTTCGACGAGCACCTGTACTGGACCGAGATAGAGAACGGCGTCgacgccatcatcctcgacaGTGGCTCTACAGACAGTGGGCCCTCGCGCCTGGCCTTGGGACTGACGTCTGCTTCGCGAGAGGCATATGAGCGGGACCTCAAGCTTCTTGTCACCGCCAGCGCGAACAAACACATCCCCGTTCTTATCG GCTCGGCCGGAGGCGACGGAACAAATGCCCACGTGCAGCTTCTTGTCGACATCGTCAACGAGGTTGTCGAAAAGGAAAAGTATCGCCAACTAAAGATCGTCACCATTCACTCTGAGATTACCAAGTCCGAGGTACGAGCTAGTCTTGGCCGAGGTGAAATCACGCCGTGCGGTGGAGGTGTCCCGGAGCTCCTGTCTTCGGACATTGACGATGCCGTGGTCATCGTTGCCCAGATGGGCCTTGAGCCCTGGGTACAGGCCATGCGGGACCATCCTGActtcgacatcatcatcgcaGGTCGATCCTATGATCCGGCGCCTTACGCGGCCTTTTGTGTGCACAATGGCTTCCCGGATCTTGGTCTTGCTCACCACATGGGCAAAATCATGGAATGCGGTGCTGTCTGCGCGACGCCGAAGAGTGCCGAGGCTTTGGCTATTGTTCGACAGGATTGCTTTGAAATCCGGCCCCTGAATCCGGTAGCCAAGTGCACACCTCTTTCTGTGGCGGCGCACACCATGTATGAGAAGCCCCGGCCTGACCTCCTTGCCGGACCGGGCGGGATTCTTGACGTCCGCGACTCGACGTACACACAGCTCGCTGACGGCCGGACGATCCGTGTAACCGGATCCAAATTCATCCCCTTTTCGCCCGACCAGTCCTCGCCGGAGCCAAGCGTCAGCAACACAAAGTACACCATCAAGCTCGAAGCGGCCAAGGTGACTGGTcacctcgccatcttcatcggCGGCATCCGCGACCCCATCATGCAGTCCCAGCTCAACGATTTGCTGGTGCCCATGATCAAGAAGCGCCTGCATCAAGTCTGCACCTTTGACTTTGACCTCAACTTCAAATTCTACGGCCAGACACCCCTCATACCCGGCATCGCCCCTCAACCAGCACACTTCCCCACCGAGATTGGTGTGCTGGGTAAAGTCCTGGCACAAACACCGGCGCAAGCCAAGGCTGTGGCAAACCTGGCAAAGGTATACTTTGTCCACGCCCCCTACCCAGGGCAGGTAGCCACAGCAGGGAACTTTGCCATGCCGCTCGCCCCGTGTGACATCTCTGTCGGGCCGGCGACGCAGTTTTGCATGTACCATCTCATGGAGATCGACGACCCCGTGGCGCCATTCCCTATCTCTGTGCAGACTGTCGGGAGGGTGCTCGCCCCTGAGGAGATTCAAACAAA tGGGACCCACCCAAAAGAGATCTCTCCCCTTGAAAAGCTCAAGTCTTCCCGGCCGTTGTTCCCGCCTTCTTTGGTTGCGCCGGAATTGACGTGTTTTCCGAAATCGGCGCTTCCGTCTTCGGTGCCGTTGTATAAGCTGGCCAAGACGCTCAGGACGAAGAACGCGGGGCCGTATTCGGTCACGTTGGACATCTTGTTTCCAACACGGGAGGTGTTTGAGCTGGTGGCGGAGTCGGGGGTTTTAACGAGGGTGGGGTTGGCGGAGATGTATGGGATTGGGAAAGAGGATATTACAGAGTTCATGTTTTGGGAACCGGCGCTGGCGTTCAAGGCCACGTGGcctaggaggagggtgagtgggagttgggatgatgatgatgttcaTGCTAGTGGGGGGCATGTGGGGGTTATGGGaattgaggtggtggttccgGCCGGTTTTTCTCTCCACGGTGAGGCTTGA
- a CDS encoding hypothetical protein (COG:U; BUSCO:EOG09264OM7; EggNog:ENOG503NVYY) encodes MAANKASRLGEEIWKTRIDKVNAELVVLTYGTIVAQLCKDFDSDYVEVNKQLDRMGYNIGLRLIEDYLAKSNTVRRCSNFKETAEMIAKVGFKIFLNITPTIANWTNDGKQFSLIFDENPFADFVELPDDGRAQDELWYSNILCGVLRGALEMVQMQVEAHFISDVLRGNDTTEMRITLIRYIDDELPPEDD; translated from the exons ATGGCGGCTAACAAGGCGTCCCGATTGGGGGAAGA GATCTGGAA GACACGGATAGACAAGGTCAACGCCGAGCTGGTCGTCCTCACATACGGCACCATCGTTGCGCAGCTGTGTAAGGACTTTGACAGCGACTATGTCGAGGTCAACAAGCAACTCGATAGAATGGGGTACAACATCGGTCTGCGCCTAATCGAGGATTACCTTGCGAAATCCAACACTGTACGCCGATGTTCGAACTTTAAGGAAACAGCCGAGATGATCGCGAAG GTTGGGTTCAAGATATTCCTCAACATCACGCCAACGATAGCGAATTGGACCAACGACGGCAAGCAGTTCTCCCTGATCTTCGATGAGAACCCCTTTGCCGACTTTGTGGAACTACCCGACGACGGCCGGGCCCAAGACGAGCTGTGGTATTCGAATATCCTGTGCGGCGTGTTGAGGGGAGCGTTGGAGATGGTACAAATGCAGGTGGAGGCCCATTTCATCAGCGACGTGCTCAGGGGTAACGATACGACCGAGATGCGCATCACGCTGATACGATATATCGATGACGAGTTGCCACCAGAGGACGACTAG
- a CDS encoding hypothetical protein (EggNog:ENOG503NU6B; CAZy:AA3; COG:E): MGLGTTSPLTVLGCALAVHSAAATGSHHFATDSSTFDYVVVGGGTSGLVVANRLTENRHNTVLVIERGYFDDKPEAIIPWYSTAVDTSVLLNPRSAPNSKLYNARHNVTVAAVVGGATVVNGMGCDRGSKADYDAWEELGNPGWGWNGLLPYFKKSTAFTPPNPDVVDRWNITWNSAAYGKGPVQVHISNFQYPDIDTIWEGFRQQPGVTFPPGSSSGFGPGAYWSTNTIDARGMTRSTARSAYYDPVNKTRSNLRLVIGQTATELLFDRGKSLRAKGVRVVSSFDAKVRNVYARKEVILAAGAVMTPHLLQVSGIGPASVLKAAGIKVEKDLPSVGANFQDHATVVLWFNLSTPSFPNSDSISNNATYNATVWEEYLTNRTGPVAAANSNSIIYYSLAQVLSPSAAASVASRLLAQDARQYLPAIYSTSSALLRGFKAQRAILAQRFTTNTSSYTAQPLRGNGQSPSPLLKPLSRGTVTLNLTHPESLPVVQYNTFINPIDEELAVAVVRRSRRYWASPALQKLGPTETQPGAEYQTDTEISDYLKANRLALFASLAHPSGTCAMMPEKLGGCVGSDLKVYGVKGLSVVDASVIPLIIGTSLQATVYAIAEKAADIIKARG; the protein is encoded by the exons ATGGGGCTCGGGACGACTTCACCGTTGACTGTGCTGGGTTGTGCTCTGGCAGTTCACTCCGCAGCTGCTACAGGTTCCCATCACTTTGCGACTGACAGCAGCACCTTCGACTATGTCGTTGTGGGCGGAGGGACATCGGGGCTAGTGGTTGCCAATCGGCTGACTGAAAATCGCCACA ACACTGTCCTCGTGATTGAGCGAGGCTACTTTGACGACAAACCCGAGGCCATCATACCTTGGTATTCCACCGCCGTCGACACAAGCGTTCTACTCAACCCCCGGTCTGCACCAAATTCGAAGCTTTACAATGCTAGACACAATGTGACTGTtgcagctgttgttggaggcgCAACAGTTGTCAACGGCATGGGATGTGACCGCGGAAGCAAGGCAGACTACGATGCTTGGGAGGAATTGGGCAACCCAGGCTGGGGGTGGAATGGGCTGCTGCCCTACTTCAAGAAGAGCACAGCCTTcactcctcccaaccccgacGTGGTGGACCGGTGGAATATCACCTGGAATTCTGCCGCATATGGAAAAGGCCCCGTCCAGGTTCATATCTCCAACTTCCAGTACCCTGACATTGATACAATTTGGGAAGGCTTCAGACAACAACCCGGAGTTACCTTTCCACCAGGGTCCTCTTCTGGATTTGGGCCAGGCGCGTACTGGTCAACAAATACGATTGATGCCCGCGGCATGACCCGATCGACTGCACGCAGTGCCTACTACGACCCTGTCAACAAGACTCGCTCAAATCTGCGTCTTGTCATCGGTCAGACGGCGACAGAGTTACTGTTCGACCGCGGAAAGTCTTTGAGAGCGAAGGGAGTGCGGGTCGTTTCCAGTTTTGACGCCAAGGTTCGCAACGTTTATGCACGGAAGGAGGTCATCCTGGCAGCAGGAGCTGTGATGACTCCTCATTTGTTGCAAGTCAGCGGCATCGGTCCCGCATCGGTGCTCAAGGCAGCTGGTATCAAGGTTGAGAAAGACCTGCCCTCTGTGGGGGCCAACTTTCAAGACCATGCGACAGTTGTGCTGTGgttcaacctctccacgcCGTCATTTCCCAACTCCGATAGCATATCGAACAACGCCACGTACAATGCGACCGTCTGGGAAGAATACCTCACCAACAGAACAGGGCCAGTCGCAGctgccaacagcaacagcatcatcTACTATTCACTTGCACAGGTCCTGTCACCTTCGGCTGCGGCCTCCGTAGCCTCCCGGCTCTTAGCACAGGATGCAAGGCAGTACTTACCAGCCATTTACAGCACCAGTTCGGCTCTTCTTCGAGGTTTCAAAGCTCAACGCGCCATTCTGGCGCAGCGGTTCACGACCAACACATCATCATACACAGCCCAGCCTCTACGTGGCAACGGCCAGAGCCCGTCTCCGCTGCTGAAGCCTCTTTCCAGGGGTACCGTAACGCTCAACTTGACTCATCCAGAAAGTCTTCCAGTGGTACAATACAACACCTTCATAAACCCTATCGATGAAGAACTTGCCGTCGCGGTTGTCCGGCGCTCTCGCAGGTATTGGGCCAGCCCAGCTCTTCAGAAACTGGGCCCGACGGAAACACAACCGGGCGCGGAGTACCAAACAGACACAGAGATCTCGGACTATCTCAAGGCAAATCGGTTAGCATTGTTTGCCAGTTTGGCCCACCCGTCTGGCACATGCGCCATGATGCCCGAAAAGCTGGGAGGGTGTGTTGGGTCTGACCTAAAGGTGTATGGCGTCAAGGGGCTGAGTGTGGTAGATGCTAGTGTCATTCCTCTGATTATCGGCACCTCTCTGCAAGCAACGGTCTATGCGATTGCCGAGAAGGCGgccgacatcatcaaggcgagaggttga
- a CDS encoding hypothetical protein (CAZy:GH16; COG:G; EggNog:ENOG503P19Z) — protein sequence MRFDTIAFVSLFSTLASAGAVPNYPGLKTLWSDDFAGAPGQMPNSNLWNIITNLKTNNDLQEYTTSNTNLQLSGGGTVQIIPRLNRQTNSWTSARIETKAVFTPSPGKVTTFEGSIRFGDHPVHMKQGIWPAFWMLGKSIHQGTPWPQCGELDIMETINGVPTAYGTVHCGSVPGGPCNEPVGRHGTMGISPTGWHTYRIRVDRARAGAGGRWEDEEIVWEVDGRVFHTLRGGEVGDQGVWGTLAHSPMFLILNVAVGGDWPGAPNALTADSYGSMMEVEYVAVYSS from the exons ATGCGTTTCGACACCATCGCGTTCGTCTCCCTCTTTTCTACCCTCGCCTCGGCCGGTGCAGTCCCCAACTACCCCGGCCTCAAAACACTGTGGTCGGATGACTTTGCCGGTGCTCCGGGTCAAAtgcccaacagcaacctctggaacatcatcaccaa cctcaaaaccaacaacgACCTCCAAGAatacaccacctccaacaccaacctccagcTCTCGGGCGGCGGCACCGTCCAAATCATCCCCCGCCTCAACCGCCAAACCAACAGCTGGACCTCTGCCCGCATCGAGACAAAGGCAgtcttcaccccctcccccgggAAGGTCACCACCTTTGAAGGCAGCATCCGCTTCGGCGACCACCCGGTCCACATGAAGCAGGGGATCTGGCCCGCGTTTTGGATGCTGGGCAAGTCGATCCACCAGGGCACGCCCTGGCCGCAGTGCGGGGAGCTCGACATTATGGAGACGATCAACGGCGTGCCGACGGCGTATGGGACTGTGCACTGCGGGAGTGTTCCGGGGGGCCCGTGCAACGAGCCGGTGGGGAGGCACGGGACGATGGGGATCAGCCCGACGGGGTGGCACACTTATCGGATAAGGGTTGATAGGGCGAGGGCTGGGGCGGGGGGCAgatgggaggatgaggagattgtttgggaggtggatgggagggtgTTTCATacgttgagggggggggaggtgggggatcaGGGGGTCTGGGGGACGCTGGCGCATAGTCCGATGTTTTTGATTTTGAATGTGGCTGTGGGGGGGGActg GCCTGGTGCGCCCAATGCGCTGACTGCGGACAGCTATGGCAgtatgatggaggtggagtACGTCGCTGTGTACTCGTCATAG